The following DNA comes from Streptomyces globosus.
ACTCCTCGGGCGGCGTCATCCCGGCCGTCACCCGGACGAACTCGTCCCGCGCCTGCGGACTCCGCGACACCGCCGCCAGCAGCTGCTGCATCTCGGGCGGCGGCGGTTCCATCCGGGCGAACCCGGCGGTGAACTCGTACATGGAGGCGACCTGCGCGTCCCGCGCCTCCTGGGCGGCCCGCATCGCCTCCTCGAAGGGCCTGCGCCCGGCGAGGACGTCGCCGAGGGCGCCGGCGCAGCGCTCCGCGTCCCGGAAGGAGTCCTGGATGCCCTGGGCGGTGATCGGGTCCCTCAGGTATCCGGCGTCCCCGACCAGGGCCCAGCCCGGGCCGTACGGCTTGCGGAAGTAGTTCGGGACGGCCGTGCCGACGAACCGCTCGGCGCGGGCGGCCCCCGCGACCCGCTCGGCGAACGCCGGCGCACGGGCCAGGGTCGCGTGGTAGTTGCCCTCGACGTCGTCGCGGTTGGCCTCGAAGTCGCGCATGGACCAGCCGCAGATGACCATCGTGAGATTGTCGTTGGTGGGCCAGGCGGCGAACGCCCGGTCTCCGCGGTCGTAGGCCTCGAACATGCCGTTCATCGGGAGCCCCGACCAGTACGTGTAGTAGTAGACGTTGATCTTCGGTTTCTCCGCGTAGGCCTCGGCGCCGGTGGCCCGGGCCACGGACGAGTGGAGGCCGTCCGCACCGACGACGAACCGGGCGCGGTGCCGCGCGGGGCCCTCCCGGCCGTGTCCCGCGACGCCTGTCACGGTGTCCCCGTCGAAGAGCAGCCTGTCGACGGTGAACCCTTCTGCGACCTCCGCGCCGGCCTCGGCCGCGGCATCGACGAGGATCTTGTCGAGGACGGTGCGGCGGGGCGCGTACGAGGCGTCGAAGCCCTCGCCGGCCGGAGAGCCGGCGATGCTGATCGGCCCGAGGTCGAACAGGTAGGTGTGGATGGGCGGGCAACCGGTGGCGGCCACCCGGTCCAGCAGCCCCCACCGCTGCAGCGCGGCCAGTCCGGGCGGGTGGATCAGGTGGGTGGAGAGGGTGTCGCTCGGGAAGGTGGCCCGGTCGACGAGGAGGACCCGGTGCCCGCGCCGGGCGAGGAGCATCGCGGTCGGCGCGCCGGCGCAGCGCGCGCCGACGACGATCACATCGTGGGAGATCACATCGCGGGGTGGGGTGCCGGCGGAGCCGGCGTTGCCGGTCATGGCTCACCTGCCGATCCTGCGGCGGCGGCACACAGGACGGGCTGCGCGAAGTGGGGGCACGGGGACGTGCGGATGAGGTGCCCGCCTGCCCGCGGCCGCCGCGCACTGCGGGGGACTGCTTCCACGTTAGTGCTGGGGCCGGGAAGGTTCACCCTCCCGGCCACAGCACTGGACCGGCCGCCGCGCCCCGGCGCCCCTGGGCCCCGGACGGCGAAGGGCCCGGCCGGACGGCCGGGCCCTTCGCCGATCTCCGCGGGCGGATGCCGCGGGCAGCGGCTACGCCTTGCGGGCCTTCGGGGCCGCCTTCTTCGCCGCGGCCTTCCTCGCGGGGGCGGCCGTCTTCCTGGCCGCGGTCTTCTTCGCGGCCGCCTTCCGCACCGGGGCGGCGGACGGGCCCGCGTCCGAGACCCGGTCCGCGCCGAGGATGTCCCGCAGGAACTTGCCGGTGTGGCTGGCGCCGACGGACGCCACCTGCTCGGGCGTGCCCTCGGCGACGACCATGCCGCCGCCGTGGCCGCCCTCCGGGCCCATGTCGATGACCCAGTCGGCGGTCTTGATGACGTCGAGGTTGTGCTCGATGACGATCACCGAGTTGCCCTTGTCGACCAGCCCCGACAGCACCTTGATCAGCTTCGAGATGTCCTCGAAGTGCAGACCGGTCGTCGGCTCGTCCAGGACGTACACCGTCCGGCCCGTCGACCGCTTCTGCAGTTCGGAGGCCAGCTTCACGCGCTGGGCCTCGCCGCCCGACAGGGTGGGCGCCGACTGCCCGAGGCGGACGTAGCCGAGTCCCACCTCGGTCAGCGTCTTCAGGTGCCGGGAGATCGTGGGGACGGCCTCGAAGAAGCCGAGGGCCTCCTCGATCGGCATGTTGAGGACTTCCGCGATGGACTTGCCCTTGTAGTGGACCTCCAGCGTCTCGCGGTTGTAGCGGTCTCCGTGGCAGACCTCGCACGGGACGTACACGTCCGGCAGGAAGTTCATCTCGATCTTGATGGTGCCGTCGCCGGAGCAGTTCTCGCAGCGGCCGCCCTTGACGTTGAAGGAGAAGCGGCCCGGCAGGTAGCCGCGCACCTTCGCCTCCATCGTCTCCGCGAACAGCTTGCGGATGTTGTCGAAGACGCCCGTGTAGGTGGCGGGGTTCGACCGCGGCGTGCGGCCGATGGGCGACTGGTCGACGTGCACCACCTTGTCGACGAGGTCGTCCCCCTCGACGCGGGTGTGGCGGCCCGGCACCGACCGGGCGCCGTTCAGCTCCCGCGCCAGGTGCGTGTACAGGATGTCGTTGACCAGGGTCGACTTGCCCGATCCGGACACGCCGGTGACCGCCGTGAGCACCCCGAGCGGGAAGGAGACGTCGATGTCGCGGAGGTTGTTCTCCTTCGCGCCGTGCACGGTGAGCCTGCGGTCGCCGTTCACGGGGCGGCGGATCTCCGGGACGGGGATCGACTTCTTGCCCGAGAGATACTGGCCGGTCATCGAGGAGCCGTTCTCCAGCAGCTCGGCCAGTGAGCCGCTGTGCACGACCTTGCCGCCGTGCTCGCCGGCGCCGGGACCGATGTCCACGACCCAGTCGGCCACCTTGATGGTGTCCTCGTCGTGCTCGACGACGATCAGGGTGTTGCCCATGTCGCGGAGCCGGACCAGGGTCTCGATGAGCCGGTGGTTGTCGCGCTGGTGCAGGCCGATGGACGGCTCGTCCAGCACGTACAGCACGCCGACCAGGCCGGAGCCGATCTGCGTGGCCAGGCGGATGCGCTGGGCCTCGCCGCCGGAGAGGGTGCCCGCGGCGCGGTTCAGCGAGAGGTAGTCCAGGCCGACGTCGACGAGGAAGCGGAGCCGCTCGTTGACCTCCTTCAGGACCCGCTCGGCGATCTTCTTGTCGCGGGCGTCGAGCCGGAGGCGGCCCAGGAAGTCGGCGCACTCGCTGATCGACATGGCGGCGACCTCGGCGATGGACCTCTCCATCACCGTCACCGCGAGGACGATCGGCTTCAGTCGGGTCCCGCGGCAGGTGGGGCAGGGCACCTCGCGCATGTAGCCCTCGAAGCGCTCGCGGCTCGCGTCGCTCTCGGACTCCGCGTGCCGGCGCCGCACGAAGGGCACGGCGCCCTCGAAGGCCGTCGTGTAAGCCCGCTCCCGCCCGTAACGGTTGCGGTAGCGGACCTCGATCTGCGTCTTGTGCCCGTACAGCAGGGCCTTCTTCGCGCGCTGCGGAAGCCCGGCCCACGGGATGTCGGTGCGGAAGCCCAGCTCGTCGGCGAGGGCCCCGACCAGCCGCTGGAAGTAGTCCTTGGTGTGGCCGAGCGACCACGGTGAGACGGCGCCCTCGTCGAGCGACTTCTCCTCGTCGGGGACGATCAGCTCCGGGTCGACCTCCATGCGGGTGCCGATGCCGGTGCACTCCGGGCAGGCGCCGAACGGCGAGTTGAAGGAGAAGGAGCGCGGCTCCAGCTCCTCGAACGACAGGTCGTCGTACGGGCAGTACAGGTGCTCCGAGAACATCCGCTCGCGCTCGGGGTCGTCCTCCGCGAGGTCGACGAAGTCGAGGATCACCATGCCGCCGGAGAGCCCGAGGGCGGTCTCGACGGAGTCGGTGAGGCGGCGCTTGGCGCTCTCCTTCACCGTGAGGCGGTCGACGACCACCTCGATGGTGTGCTTCTCCTGCTTCTTCAGCACCGGCGGCTCGGAGAGCTGGACGGTCGTGCCGTCGACCCGGGCGCGGCTGTAGCCCTTGGTCTGGAGGTCGGCGAAGAGGTCGACGAACTCGCCCTTGCGCTCGCGCACCAGCGGCGAGAGCACCTGGAAGCGGCTGCCCTCGGGCAGGGCGAGCACCTTGTCGACGATGGCCTGCGGCGACTGCCGGGAGATCGGCCGGCGGCACTCGGGGCAGTGCGGCTTGCCGATGCGCGCGAAGAGCAGGCGCAGGTAGTCGTAGACCTCGGTGATCGTTCCCACGGTGGAGCGCGGGTTGCGGGAGGTCGACTTCTGGTCGATCGAGACGGCCGGGGAGAGGCCCTCGATGAAGTCCACGTCGGGCTTGTCCATCTGCCCGAGGAACTGGCGGGCGTACGACGAGAGGGACTCGACGTAGCGGCGCTGCCCCTCGGCGAAGATCGTGTCGAAGGCCAGGGAGGACTTGCCGGACCCGGACAGACCGGTGAAGACGATGAGCGAGTCGCGGGGCAGGTCGAGCGAGACGTTCTTGAGATTGTGCTCGCGAGCGCCACGGACGATGAGTCGGTCGGTCACGCCGGTCCGCACCTTTCTTGAGAGAGCGGGGGCACGGGCCCCCGTCCCAGGGTATGGGGGGCGCCTCGGCAATGGAGTCGGGCTGGACTTCCGAGCGTATAGCACGCGCATTCGATTTACGGCACTCCGCCGTCTGCTTCACCCGTTCGTGTGGCCCCGGGAACGGTGCCACTAGGCTCGCCCCCATGACCGATCATGTGCACGACCTGCACTCTGTACGTGAAGCCACGGACCGGCTGCTGACCGCGGTCGCGAAACTGGACAACGCCGCTCTGGCCGGGGAGTCACACC
Coding sequences within:
- a CDS encoding FAD-dependent oxidoreductase, with product MTGNAGSAGTPPRDVISHDVIVVGARCAGAPTAMLLARRGHRVLLVDRATFPSDTLSTHLIHPPGLAALQRWGLLDRVAATGCPPIHTYLFDLGPISIAGSPAGEGFDASYAPRRTVLDKILVDAAAEAGAEVAEGFTVDRLLFDGDTVTGVAGHGREGPARHRARFVVGADGLHSSVARATGAEAYAEKPKINVYYYTYWSGLPMNGMFEAYDRGDRAFAAWPTNDNLTMVICGWSMRDFEANRDDVEGNYHATLARAPAFAERVAGAARAERFVGTAVPNYFRKPYGPGWALVGDAGYLRDPITAQGIQDSFRDAERCAGALGDVLAGRRPFEEAMRAAQEARDAQVASMYEFTAGFARMEPPPPEMQQLLAAVSRSPQARDEFVRVTAGMTPPEEFFGHMEERMAQEAPGVL
- the uvrA gene encoding excinuclease ABC subunit UvrA, which produces MTDRLIVRGAREHNLKNVSLDLPRDSLIVFTGLSGSGKSSLAFDTIFAEGQRRYVESLSSYARQFLGQMDKPDVDFIEGLSPAVSIDQKSTSRNPRSTVGTITEVYDYLRLLFARIGKPHCPECRRPISRQSPQAIVDKVLALPEGSRFQVLSPLVRERKGEFVDLFADLQTKGYSRARVDGTTVQLSEPPVLKKQEKHTIEVVVDRLTVKESAKRRLTDSVETALGLSGGMVILDFVDLAEDDPERERMFSEHLYCPYDDLSFEELEPRSFSFNSPFGACPECTGIGTRMEVDPELIVPDEEKSLDEGAVSPWSLGHTKDYFQRLVGALADELGFRTDIPWAGLPQRAKKALLYGHKTQIEVRYRNRYGRERAYTTAFEGAVPFVRRRHAESESDASRERFEGYMREVPCPTCRGTRLKPIVLAVTVMERSIAEVAAMSISECADFLGRLRLDARDKKIAERVLKEVNERLRFLVDVGLDYLSLNRAAGTLSGGEAQRIRLATQIGSGLVGVLYVLDEPSIGLHQRDNHRLIETLVRLRDMGNTLIVVEHDEDTIKVADWVVDIGPGAGEHGGKVVHSGSLAELLENGSSMTGQYLSGKKSIPVPEIRRPVNGDRRLTVHGAKENNLRDIDVSFPLGVLTAVTGVSGSGKSTLVNDILYTHLARELNGARSVPGRHTRVEGDDLVDKVVHVDQSPIGRTPRSNPATYTGVFDNIRKLFAETMEAKVRGYLPGRFSFNVKGGRCENCSGDGTIKIEMNFLPDVYVPCEVCHGDRYNRETLEVHYKGKSIAEVLNMPIEEALGFFEAVPTISRHLKTLTEVGLGYVRLGQSAPTLSGGEAQRVKLASELQKRSTGRTVYVLDEPTTGLHFEDISKLIKVLSGLVDKGNSVIVIEHNLDVIKTADWVIDMGPEGGHGGGMVVAEGTPEQVASVGASHTGKFLRDILGADRVSDAGPSAAPVRKAAAKKTAARKTAAPARKAAAKKAAPKARKA